Proteins co-encoded in one Oncorhynchus kisutch isolate 150728-3 linkage group LG1, Okis_V2, whole genome shotgun sequence genomic window:
- the rabif gene encoding guanine nucleotide exchange factor MSS4 yields MDNHEQCSPSEGCADRSTLVSEDGKNIKSVLCQRCGSKVLCPGVAVIAEKELFLPAMRKKTTITQSEGSVDGDKLTAHWLVDDMYTFENVGFTKDVGRIKYLICADCEIGPIGWHCLDDKKSFYVALERVNHA; encoded by the exons ATGGACAACCACGAACAGTGCTCTCCCTCTGAAGGATGCGCCGACCGGTCTACGCTGGTGTCAGAGGATGGAAAGAATATCAAATCAGTTTTGTGCCAACGTTGTGGATCGAAGGTCCTCTGCCCAGGGGTGGCGGTGATTGCAGAGAAGGAG CTGTTCCTTCCCGCAATGAGGAAGAAGACCACTATCACCCAATCAGAGGGATCTGTGGATGGGGACAAACTGACTGCCCACTGGTTAGTCGATGATATGTACACCTTTGAGAATGTGGGCTTCACCAAGGACGTGGGGAGAATCAAGTACCTAATTTGTGCAGACTGTGAGATTGGACCCATTGGCTGGCACTGCCTGGATGACAAAAAGAGCTTCTATGTTGCATTGGAAAGAGTCAATCATGCCTAG